ATCGATACCCGGCAGACGTTCCGCACCAGCGTCATCGACGATTTTCTCTCCGGCTACCTTGCTGGCACCACGCCCAATCCCTGCGTCCGCTGCAACGAGCGGGTGAAGCTGCGTTCGCTAATCGCGCTGGCGGAGGAGCGCGGCGCGGACTTCGTCGCCACCGGCCATTACGTACAGATAGGACGAGACGACACCGGACTGAGCCTGCAGCGCGCAGCCGATCTGCGCAAGGATCAGAGTTATTTTCTGTATCGCCTTCGTCCCGAATGGCTCCCACGCCTGTTGTTTCCTGTGGGAGGCCTGCAGAAGGCAGACGTGTGGCGGCTCTCGGAATCGCTTGACCTGCCACCGGACGAAATCAAGGAAAGCCAGGAAATCTGTTTCGTGACGCAGGGCGACTACCGCGCGTTTATCGAGTCGGAGGCCCCGCAGGCAAAGATGCCCGGCCGATTTGTCGGCACGGACGGCAGAGATCTTGGCGCACACGACGGCATCGCCTTCTACACCCCCGGACAGCGCCGCGGCCTAGGCGTATCGGCAGGACAGCGCCTCTACGTGCAGCGCGTGGAACCGGCCACCAACACCGTCAGGCTCGGCGCTGACGAGGATTTGCTGCGTTCCGACTGCACCGTCGCCGATCTCAATGTATTCGACCGCTCGCTGCTAGAACAATCACGCGCGGCCGAGGTCAAGGTCCGCTATGCCACGCCCGCGGCAGCGGCTATGCTGACGCCCAATCCAGACGGCACACTCACCGTGCAATTTTCCGTTTCGCAGCGGGCCTTGAGCCCGGGCCAGTCCGCCGTGTTTTACGAGGGCGATCGCGTCCTCGGCGGTGGAATTATTCGTTAAGATTTCCCCCCGTTTCCCTTCTTGACAGGTCCCTTTTCGCAATGCTACTGTGGCCCGTTTTTCGTGCCCCACCGCACGAATTTTTCCTTGTTCATCGCGGAGTTTCGAGATTTTTAACAAGAGCCCACTATGATCAAATCCTCCATCGCGCGCCGGTACGCCAAAGCCTTTTTCGAACTGCTGGACACCAAGAGTATTGAAGCGGCGCGCACTGGGCTGACCGCTCTCGGACAGGCCGTCGAGCAATCCGCCGAACTCAGACACGTTCTGGCGTCACCGGCCTTCACCGCCGACGAAAAACTCGCGGTGTTGAACGCGCTGGTGCAGAAGCTCCCTTGTCCGCCTGTCACCGCCAGTTTACTGGGCCAGCTCGTGCACAAGAACCGCCTCGAATTTCTCACGGACATCGCGGACGCCTTCGCTGAACTTGCCGATCAATCCAGGGGCACCAGGCAGGCGTCCGTGACGTCGGCCGCCGCGCTCAATGCGCTCGAGCAGGACCGCGTGCGCACGCGCCTGCGTGACCTGCTTAAGGGCGACGTGGATGTCACCTTCCAGACTGAGCCAAAGCTGATCGGGGGCTTACAGATCCGGATCGGGAGCACGCTCTACGATAGCAGCGTGCGCAGCCGATTGAACGCCATGCAGACGACTTTGACCAAGGAGTAGCTGATGCAGATCAAAGCGGACGAGATCAGTTCGATCATCAAGGAAAAGATCAAGGGCTTCGACAAGCGCGTCGACGTCAGTGAGACGGGTTCCGTCATACAGGTCGGCGACGGTATCGCCAAGGTCTATGGACTGGACGGGACGATGGCCGGCGAGATGCTGGAGTTTCCCGGCAACCTATTTGGCATCGCACTGAATCTTGAAGAGGACAACGTCGGCGCCGTATTGATGGGCGACGACACCGGCATCAAGGAGGGCGATCCGGTCAAGCGCACGGGGCGCATCGCGGAAATCCCTGTGGGCGAGGCGTTGGTCGGACGCGTGGTCAACGCCATCGGCCAGCCGATCGACGGCAAGGGCCCCATCAAGTCGTCACACTCCTCGCGCATCGAGGTTGTCGCGCCGGGCGTGGTCACGCGGCAGTCCGTCCGGGAGCCACTCCAGACCGGTATCAAAGCCATTGACGCCATGATTCCAATCGGCCGCGGCCAGCGCGAGCTGATCATTGGCGACCGGCAGACGGGCAAGACCGCCATCGCCGTGGACACGATCATCAATCAGAAGGGCCTCGGCGTCTTCTGTATCTACGTCGCCGTGGGCCAGAAGCGCTCGACCGTCGCGCGCGTGGTGAAAACTCTCGAGGAGAACCACGCGATGGACTACAGCATGGTCGTCTCGGCCACCGCGAGCGATCCAGCGCCCCTGCAGTTCCTCGCGCCCTTCGCTGGCGCGGCCATTGGCGAATACTTCCGCGACAACGGTAAGCACGCGCTGATCGTCTACGACGATCTCTCCAAGCATGCCGTGGCCTATCGCCAGCTCTCGCTGCTACTGCGCCGGCCGCCAGGACGGGAAGCCTATCCGGGGGATGTGTTCTACCTGCACTCCCGCTTGCTGGAGCGCGCGGCCAAGCTCAACGACAAGCTGGGTGGCGGCAGCCTCACGGCGCTCCCCATCATCGAAACACAGGCGGGCGACGTGTCGGCCTACATTCCGACCAACGTCATCTCAATCACAGACGGACAGATATATCTCGGCAGCGACCTCTTCTATTCGGGCATCCGGCCCGCGATCAACGTCGGCCTCTCCGTCTCGCGCGTCGGCGGCTCCGCGCAGATTAAGACAATGAAGCAGGTGTCCGGCACGTTGCGGCTCGACCTCGCGCAGTACCGCGAAATGGCCGCCTTCGCGCAGTTCGGCAGCGAACTCGACAAGGCAACGCAGGCCCAGCTCGCGCGTGGCGTCCGCATGGTGGAACTGCTCAAGCAAGGCCAGTACAAACCGATGCCCGTGGCCGACCAGGTCCTTGCGATCTACGCCGGCACGCAGGGGTATCTAGACGACGTGGCGGTGGACAAGGTCCAGCAGTTCGAAGAAGACCTGCTGCACTACGTGACGCAGAATCATCCGGAACTGCGCAAAGAGATCGCCAGCATCAGCAAGATTGACGACGCCGTGGGTGCGAAGCTCAAGCAGATGCTCACGACGTTTAAGCAGAAGATGGGATACGGCGCGAAAGGATAACGATGACTGCATAGTGATGAACCAGAAACAGAAACAATCACCCTTCTGTTCATTCAGCGTTCATCCTTCATCGCTGTAGACTAAGATGCCAAGCTTACAAAGCCTCCGCCGCAAGATTTGGGCGGTCAAAAATACGCAGAAGATCACCAAGGCCATGAAGATGGTGGCCGCGGCAAAGCTGAAGCGCGCGCAGGATCGCGTCCTGGCCTCGCGCCCCTACGCGCACAAGATGCGCGAGGTGCTAGCCAGCCTGAGCCGCCGCGTGAACCGGGCGTCCCACCCGCTGCTCCAGAAGCGGGGCGGTAGCAAGATCGAGGTTCTGGTTGTCACGAGCGACCGAGGACTCTGCGGGGCTTTCAACGCGAACATTCTGCGCAAGGCCGTCGAAACGCTCCGGCAGCACGAGGCCAACGGGAACAAGGTTGCCGTGAGCATCGTGGGCCGCAAGAGCCGTGACTTTTTCCAGCGCCGAAACTGGGCCATTCGCCAGCAGTGGACGGATCTCTTCGACAAGCTCAGCTTCGAGCATGCGCTGGACATTGGGCAGGACCTCACGGACAACTTCGTCAAGGGCACCTTCGACGAGCTCTACGTGATCTACAATGAATTCAAGTCAGCGATTCAGCAGCGCGTCATCGTCGAGCGGCTCTTTCCGATCGAGGCGCTCGAAGCAGACGGGACGACGGCGGCCGCGCTGGGTGGCAGCTACGAATTTGAGCCGGACGAAGAGGCGCTCCTCAAGACACTGCTCCCGAAACATTTTCAGGTGCAGACCTATCGCATTCTACTGGAATCATCCGCCGCAGAGCAGGGCGCACGCATGGCCGCCATGGACGGCGCAACGCGCAACGCG
The Nitrospira sp. DNA segment above includes these coding regions:
- the mnmA gene encoding tRNA 2-thiouridine(34) synthase MnmA, producing MSRPRVIVGMSGGVDSSVAAALLVQQGYQVQGVTLQVWEPEDESAAVSKRWQERSCCKIGIAKHVAKRLAIPYEIIDTRQTFRTSVIDDFLSGYLAGTTPNPCVRCNERVKLRSLIALAEERGADFVATGHYVQIGRDDTGLSLQRAADLRKDQSYFLYRLRPEWLPRLLFPVGGLQKADVWRLSESLDLPPDEIKESQEICFVTQGDYRAFIESEAPQAKMPGRFVGTDGRDLGAHDGIAFYTPGQRRGLGVSAGQRLYVQRVEPATNTVRLGADEDLLRSDCTVADLNVFDRSLLEQSRAAEVKVRYATPAAAAMLTPNPDGTLTVQFSVSQRALSPGQSAVFYEGDRVLGGGIIR
- the atpH gene encoding ATP synthase F1 subunit delta, which encodes MIKSSIARRYAKAFFELLDTKSIEAARTGLTALGQAVEQSAELRHVLASPAFTADEKLAVLNALVQKLPCPPVTASLLGQLVHKNRLEFLTDIADAFAELADQSRGTRQASVTSAAALNALEQDRVRTRLRDLLKGDVDVTFQTEPKLIGGLQIRIGSTLYDSSVRSRLNAMQTTLTKE
- a CDS encoding F0F1 ATP synthase subunit alpha — encoded protein: MQIKADEISSIIKEKIKGFDKRVDVSETGSVIQVGDGIAKVYGLDGTMAGEMLEFPGNLFGIALNLEEDNVGAVLMGDDTGIKEGDPVKRTGRIAEIPVGEALVGRVVNAIGQPIDGKGPIKSSHSSRIEVVAPGVVTRQSVREPLQTGIKAIDAMIPIGRGQRELIIGDRQTGKTAIAVDTIINQKGLGVFCIYVAVGQKRSTVARVVKTLEENHAMDYSMVVSATASDPAPLQFLAPFAGAAIGEYFRDNGKHALIVYDDLSKHAVAYRQLSLLLRRPPGREAYPGDVFYLHSRLLERAAKLNDKLGGGSLTALPIIETQAGDVSAYIPTNVISITDGQIYLGSDLFYSGIRPAINVGLSVSRVGGSAQIKTMKQVSGTLRLDLAQYREMAAFAQFGSELDKATQAQLARGVRMVELLKQGQYKPMPVADQVLAIYAGTQGYLDDVAVDKVQQFEEDLLHYVTQNHPELRKEIASISKIDDAVGAKLKQMLTTFKQKMGYGAKG
- the atpG gene encoding ATP synthase F1 subunit gamma translates to MPSLQSLRRKIWAVKNTQKITKAMKMVAAAKLKRAQDRVLASRPYAHKMREVLASLSRRVNRASHPLLQKRGGSKIEVLVVTSDRGLCGAFNANILRKAVETLRQHEANGNKVAVSIVGRKSRDFFQRRNWAIRQQWTDLFDKLSFEHALDIGQDLTDNFVKGTFDELYVIYNEFKSAIQQRVIVERLFPIEALEADGTTAAALGGSYEFEPDEEALLKTLLPKHFQVQTYRILLESSAAEQGARMAAMDGATRNAGELIKKVTLYYNKTRQASITKELMDIVGGAEALK